aaatgcagCACatagtctttttgtttgtttgtttgtttaagattttttttaatatggatcattattgaatttgttacaatattgcttctgttttatgtttgggtgtttttttttttttttcggccacgaggcctgtgggatcttagctccccatccagggatcgaactggcaccccctgcattggaaggcgaagtcttaaccactggaccaccagggaagacccacaaCACATGTTTTTGAAACAGATTCTCTTTCTATGAGACTTTCTTGGGACATATAGCAAAACTTGAGTAGAGGCTAAAGATTTGATTCTAACAATGTATTGATGTGTATCAATTTTAGTGACTGTATGGCAGCATTGGAGGGAATGTCTTTGtagaaaatacacacaaatattaAGGTGGGCATCAGGTTGGCAACTTACCCGGTTTCCTCAAAccgtcaggggaaaaaaaaagtcctttataCTATACTTGCAACTTTAGTGTAAGTTTgagatttttcaaaaagttaaaaaggtgtctaaagtgaaatttttaaaaaagttaaaatagaagAACTATTAtatgtggcttccctggtggcgcagtggttaagaatctgcctaccaacgcaggggacacgggttcgagccctggcccaggaagatcccacgtgccgcggagcaactaagcccgtgcgccacaactactgagcctgcgctctagagcccgcgtgccacaactactgaagcccgcgtgcctagagcccgtgctctgcaataagagaagccactgaactgagaagcccgtgaaccgcaacgaagagtagcccccgctcgccgcaaccagaggaagcccacacacagcaacgaagacccaacgcagcccaaataaaaataaataaataaacaaactttatatttaaaaaaagaactattataTGTAGCAGAATATCTTTTTGTCCTCTGGAtaagaagcaatttttaaaaattagatctcAATAAGAGGTAATACCAAAATAAAAGATTGATATACCTGACTACACGAACACtaacaccaaaaataaagaagacaaaccACAAACTAGGAGAAGGTATTGTAATAAATATAGCTGACAATAGATCAGCAAATTATATAAGAACTCCTACATTAACTAGAAAAAGTCAGTAGAAAAGTGAACAAAAGGCATTCATGGGAAACCTGAATGCagtaaaaaatatggaaagaaatgtTAGAGGAATGCAAAATGACTACAGTGAAATATCATTGTTTACCCATACACTGGCAAAAATGAAGACATCTGACAATATCAACTGTTAGGAGGATGTGAATCAATAGGAACACTTCAACTCTGCTGATGAACATGTAATGTGTtacaactttggaaaacaatttggcatgaTTTTGTAAAGGTAAGTCTTTGAAGATctcatgactcagcaattccacttcaagGTAATGACCCATAGCTCCTCAATATAACAACTGGAGACAagcagaaaaatattcaaaagagcACTGTTTGCTAGAGCAAAAACTGGGAACAAGCCCAATAACTTATTCTCACAACGGAATATAATATAGCAGCGCAAATGAATGAACCACAGTCAAACAGAGCAATGTGGGTGTTtagaaacataatgttgagtgaaaaacaCCCTCAGAATATTAAGTACAGTCTGATATGTTTATCAAgttcaaaaaaagcaaaacaaaacaatacactgATTATGTAAAAATGTgatgaaattatttctttaagcaatgaaataataaacacaaaattcaacaatatagCTTCATCCGGGGAGCAGTGATGTGATGGAGAGTACCTACAGGCAGGTATAAGCTATTGGTGCCATATGATTCTTGAACTGAGTAGTCTGTACATGAGTGTCCATACAATATAGTGTTTTATAGCTTACATGCATTTTACACATAATCTTTTGCTTGTAATAATTTTATACTGTATTAAAATGTACAGCAAAAAATCTGAATATTCATGATCATttccaatttgaaaataaaataaaatataattatatggtTCACTCGATGTTTTCTTACAATTTGGGGGGTTTGACTTTTATAATAAACCTGGGAGGCTTGGGGTCAGATATTAAGTTCAGCAAGTTTGTTGAGGAAGAAGTTACGAGTTCAAGAGAGGCCAGGTGTCTCATTCAAGGTCATCTGTTTGTTAAGTGTTGGGTTAGGGTCTCTAATTTAAGGATTAATACTCTGAATTCTGTGCAGTTTCCAACAATCCAGATTCACACCAAAATGGGGTACTGGGAAAACAGgtcaaaatacagaaaacagaacTGCTCTTCTGGgaaaatgttgacattttaaGAGGAAACTGTCCACCAAGAAGGCAGAAAGGAGAGTATGGCTTTCCAGAATGTTTCCATGACAACACATCTTGTCCTAGGAGTGCTCAAATCatccaccacaaaaaaaaaggatattttccttttttctaaaaatCTGAGTAAGTTGTTTAGTTTCAATACTTACTCACTTCTACGATGACCCTCACAACACATCCACGGGTATGAAGAGGGCAGATACTCTCTCTCCACCTTACAAATGGAAAACGAAGCCAAAGAAAAGTGACCCACTGTCACTCCCTTTTACAAACCACCCAGTGCCTCCTTAATCTCTTCACAGCTGCCTGCATCTCCTGGTTCCTCAGGGTGTAGATCATGGGGTTTACCATGGGGGTCACGGCCCTGTGGCTGAAGGATACAGCCTTGTCCATGGAGAAGGAGGTGAAGGGCCAGGCATAGAGGTAAATGCTTTGAATGAAGACCATAGGCACGACGATGATGTGGGTGGTGCAGGTAGAAGCTGCCTTCCTCCTTACCTTCCCTGAGTGGGACCTCAGCATCACCAGGAAGACTGAGTAGGAGATCGGGAGGAGGAGGAACAAGATGACATCAAGCATCTCACTGCTGCTGATCGTGAGGAACTCTAAGACAGAAGTGTCTGTGCAGGCAAGTCTCAGTACCTGTGGAACATCACAGTAGAAGCTACCTAAGATGTTGGGGCTACAGAAAGGCAGTGGAAGCATCAGAGCCAGTTGGGAAGTGGAATGAACAAAACCTACCATCCAGGCTGTCACCACCAGCCCCACACAGAGCTGAGTGTTCATGATGGTGACATAGTAGAGGGGCCGGGAGATGGCAGCAAGGTAGTCATAGGCTGTCACTGAGAGGAAGAAGATCATGGCACCTCCCAGAAAGTAGAACAAGAAGACCTGGGCCATGCAGCCCTGGTAGGAGATGGTCTTCTTCTCAGTGAGGAAGTCCACAAGCATCTTTGGGGCAGTGACTGAGGAGAAACAGAGGTCTAAGATAGCCAGGTTTTGGAACAGAAAATACATGGGAGTCTGAAGCCAGGAATCAGAGGTCACCGTGACCATGATAAGGAGGTTTCCCATGAGAGTGGTGGTATAGACAAATAGGAACATCAGAAACAAGAACTGGAGCTCCTGAGTCTGGGAGAGCCCCAGGAGGACAAATTCTGATACCCATGTGAGGCTTCCTGATTTCATGGTCTCTTCTCCATACACCTAAAGAAAACACACCATAGACAGAGATGCATGAAGTTACTATGTGCCCTTCTAGTGCTCAGTGGCTCAAAGCAATTGTCCAAGTCCAGACGATGGACATCTTCATGTGAAAATCATAATACCAGGTGCTGATTAAATGGCCTTGTCTTTGGAGATTTCACTAGTCAGTGCTGGAATACACATTCAAGCGATATCTTAAAGCCATCCAGAGACACATACAGCCTGCCTTTAAATGATTCAGTGTAATATAGTGATGGGGGAGACAACTTAGAATCCAACAAATGAGAGTCAAACTTCAGAGCTTCTATTTCCTTGAAATttgaccttgagtaagttacttaatctgggtctcagtttccacatctctaAGAAGAATGTGTCCTTTATAGAAATTACCTAGGGAATTAAATAACACATAAGGatcctagaacagtgtctggaaaaataaataataaatcactgTCCTCTGTGTAGTCTCCTGCTCTAAAGATACCCTCCCTTTTCCAGTCTCTAATACTTTTTTGTACCAATCATTTTTCATGCAACAATGAACATATCATAATGTTAATGAACTTTTCATGGTTCATTAACATTTCTAGGTTTTCCCTCCATAAGTCAACTCTAAGCTCCCAGAGGTATCATTATGcatcttataatttatttctgccctgcagtgCCTATCTTTGCTGACAGTCAATACTCAAAAACATGTGGTGttgactgctgggtgggtgaaCAGCTATAGGAAGTGCCTCCCTCATTGATGTAGGTGGCCCCTTACTGGATGAGGTCATGGGATATATGGTGTGAGTGCTGAGACaaaagaagggggagagagattCTCTGGATTAAGAAATGGGTGATGGCTATCGTATGAAGGGGACTGGAAGAGCTCTTCTGAACGGAACAAGAATTTTAGAAGATGTTACTGAATAGAAGgatagaagagaaaagaagatgttgaaatgagagaaataaaatagacaaaggaaTAAGGAGGGCAGAttaagagaaagggaggaaggggaagggagaggtggaggggtggggaggggaatggaAACAAAGGTGAAGGACACGGAGGGTGAGAGACAGAAGTGACAGGTGAGGGTTAAGTGGCCCCCACACTCCCCTGCTTTGTCTCactccccccccacctccctcctgcaATTTATTGTCCTGCAGAGGTCATTTTAATAGCATCCTTCTTCTTCCATCTGCTTTCACGCCAGTCCATCTTCTATATCACTGTCAGAGAGACCTTTCTAAACATATCTGATTGTCTTCCTCCCTCATTATAATCTTTTAATGACTATCAAGGGCCCACAGCTTAAAACTCAAACTCTTAGAAGCTGCCTAACATGCTTTGTAGATTAATTCAGGGTTGAAAAACATACTTACATATGTGCAACTCCCTCTCAGTATGTCATACCAAACTGTAAAATGTAGACTCCATCTACCTTTCTAATCAGTATCCCTGTTATCCAGGAACTGATTTCTGTTCAAGGAATTCATAGCCTCTCACATTTGCCATATGCTTGGTTATTTCTCTAGCTTTGGGAATGAATTCTGTTTCCTGAAATACCTTCTACTACCTTCTCAACCTAGAAGTCCTCAGATACCACCTTCTCTGTGACtccttctccatttctctcaTGCAGAATTAATCCCTCATTTCTCTGGGTTCCAATAATGTTTTATAAGTACCTCTGTTatagtatttatcattttttctattGTCCCTTTTAACTAGATTTTTAATTCAACAACATAGTAACACCAGCACCTATACTAAGTCTGATTTAGCAGttgctcaaaaaatgtttgctAACATAATGTATTAATAGGTAATTATGTGGTCCATGTGGAGAATTTTGTGTTGTATTCCCTTATCCTTTACTCTTAGCGTCCTCCCTCTAAATCACAGAACCAAGCTTTCACTTGGTTGTAAAAAACCTGGTTTTGCACATGCAACTTGAGGAATCTGTTTTCAACACCTTGTTTTCCATGCATTACTTTCTGAGGCTCTCCTCACATGTAAGAATTACTACTGTCAAGCCTAGGTCACTTGTTTATTCTCTCCACCTCCAGTAAGTGTTTCTGGATGCTTCTTACAGCTGCTCTATCTATAGGTGAGGAAACCCTGGTCTCTCACCTTTCTTCAGCCCAGAATGGGAGAGAGCCTTCAGGTCTTCCATCTTCTTGGAAATCCTTTTCTGCAGCTTTAGCTTCCCAGCCACTGCCCATACATCACCTATACAACAATGGGTGTGACCCTTGGGGAATAGGATATATCCCTGGGGAGAACTTACTGGACTCAGCTCAGGAAGTAGCGCTGGGTTGATTACCACTGGGGGCAAGGGAGCAATGGAAGTTGttaaaaagtttcaaaatgtCTCAAAAACACATAATTATTAAGAGTTATTCCTTGGGGGCCAAAAGGACCAAGGACAATACAATTTTATAGATTGTAGAATGTAGAATTCTCAGACCAAGATCTAATAGGACAAGAGTCTCTTCTAAAGAAACAGACTCTCTGGGAGTTTTGGAAGAACCCATTTCTTAGACCAGTGATTCTTACCCTTGAGacaatcacctggagaacttgttAAAAGACAAATTAGTgcgccccagccccagcccttctCATTCATTTGGTCAATGGTAAGGCCAAGAATTTTCATTTGTAACAAGTTCTCAGATGATACTGATGCCCCTGTCCTGGGGACCACACTCTGAGCATCACAGTCTTGCTAATCAGCACAGGGACTATTCTCTCTCTCCTGGAATCGTCCAGATAACTggcttgatttctttccttcttcttctcctccttcttctcttgtCCTTTCGTCTACTTTTAAGCCTAATTGATCTTCACTTAGGGAAATTCataagtgagaaaatatttgtagactaCAGTGGAAACTTACTGCCCTGTAAACCTTGTCCTTTATTTTGCCAACCAAAGTCCCAATATTGATTAACCACCTGTCCTAAATCTACtacatcatctgtaaaatgccaaCATTCTTTACATGTGAATTCTTACCACCTCTAACACAAGGATTGGTACAGGAAACCCATATATATCCTATTATGAGGAATTGCGCAAAACTGGAATTAATTGGCATTGTAACCTTGATGTGCTGTAAAAACTGTCTGACTTCTTACACGGAGCTGTCTGATCTGCATAGGATTTCCAGATTGGTCTGAATTCTTTTACTGCAAATGTTTATACTTGGCAAAATAAAGTATCTTCCTGCGGCAGATAAGAATATAATGTGAAGCTCTTCCACATACAAgagatatagattttttaaagttatttttttaaaaattgacgtatagttgctgtactatattatataagttacaggtgtacaatatactgactgacaatttttaaaggttgtactccatttatagttattataaaatattggctatattccctgtgttgtacagtatatccttgtagcttattttatttcatttttttattggagtacaattgctttacaatgttgtgttagtttctgctgtacaatgaaatgaatcagctatatgtatacatatatcccttccctgttggacctccctcccacccaatcCCTCATCCCACCCATGTAGGTCATCAAGAGCCCCGAGCTGAGCTTCTTATGCTTTGTAACAgtttctcactagctatctattttacacatggtggtgtatatatgtcaatcctaatctcccaattcgtcccacattccccttcccccagtgtccacaaatccattctctacatctgtgactctatacctgccctggaaataggttcatctgtaccaatgtataatccattttgaggttttttttgtgtatgttgttagggagtgttctaatttcattcttttacatgtagctgtccagctttcccagcaccacttattgaattaactgtcttttctccattgtatatccttgtctcctttgtcataaattagttgaccataggttcgtgggtttacctctgggctttctatcctgttccattgatctatatttctgtttttgcaccagtaccatactgtcttgattactgtagcactgtagtatagtttgaagttggggagtctgattcctccagctctgtttttttccctcaagactgctttggctattcggggtcttttgtgtctccatacaaattttaagattttttgttctagttctgtaagaaatgccattggtagtttgatagggattgcattgaatctgtaggttgttttgggtagtataaccattttcacaatattgattcttccaatccaagaacatggtatatctctccatctgtttgtatcatctttaatttctttcatcagtgtcttatagttttctgcacacaggtcttttgtctccttaggtaggtttattcctaggtattttattgtttttgttgcaatggtaaatgggattgtttccttaattttgctttctgatttttgttgttagtgtatagtaatacaagagatttctgtgcattaattttgtatcctgcaactttaccaaattcattgataagctctagtagttttctggtggcatctttaggattttgtatgtatagtatcatgtcatctgtgaacagtgacagttttacttcttcttttccaatttgtattccttttatttctttctcttatctGAAAAGAAGTCTTAGagatggctaggacttccaaaactatgtcgaatgagagtggcgagagtggacatccctgtatttttcctgatattagaggaaatgctttcagtttttcaccatttcaccattgctgtgggtttgttgtatatggcctttattatgttgaggtaggttccctctatgcctattttctggagagcttttatcacaAATTGGTGTtaacttttgtcaaaagctttttctgcatcttttgagatgatcatatggtttttattctttaatatgttaatagggtgtatcacattgattgttttgcatatgttgaaaaatccttgcattcctgggataaatcccacttgatcatggtgtatgatccttttaacgtgttgttagattctgtttgctagtattttgttgaggatttttgcatccatgttcatcagtgatattggtctgtaattttctttttttgtgatatctttgtctggttttggtatcggggtgatggtggccttgtagaataaatTTAGCAGTGATCctccctctgaaattttttggaagagtttgagaaggatagctgttagctcttctctaaatgtttgatagaactcacctgtgaagccatctggtcctgggctcttgtttgttggaagatttttaattacagtttcaatttcattacttgtgattggtctgtttatattttctaattcttcctggttcagtttggaaaattgtacctttccaagaatttgtccatttctctgaggttgtccattttattggcatataattgcttttggtagtctcttatggtcttttatatttctgcagcgtcagttgtaatttctcctttttcatttccaattttattgatttgagttctctcctttcttttcttggaatctggctaaaggcttatcaattttgtttatcttctcaaataaccaactttagttttactgatctttgctattgttttctttgtttctatttcatttatttctgctctgacctttatgatttctttccttctactgactttgggttttctttgttcttctttctctagttgctttaggtgtaagtttagatgttttatttgagatttttcttgtttcttgaggtgataTTGAATTGTTatgaacttcccttttagaactgattttgctgcatcccataggttttgggtcatcgtgtttttgttgtcatttgtttctaggtattttttaatttcctttctgatatcttcagtgatctcctggttatttagcagtgcatTGTTTAGGTTcccgtgtttgtgtttttacagttctttttcctgtaattgatttctaatctcatagtgttgtggtcagaaaagatgcttgatatgatttcaattttcttaaattttccgagggttgatttgtgacccaaagtgtgatctatcctggagaatgtttcatgtgcacttgagaaggaagtgtattcagATGCTTTCCAGTGAAATGTCTTATAAGTATCcagtaaatctatctggtctattgtgtcatgtaaagcttgtgtttcctgggacttccctggtggtgcagtggttaagcatccacctgccaatgcaggggacacaggtttgagccctggtctgggaagatcctacaagctatggagcaactaaacccatgtgccacagctaatgagtctgtgctctaaagcctgtgagccacaatcactgagcccacttgccacaactactgaagcccacaggcctacagcccatgctctgcaataagagaagccacagcaatgagatgcccacgcactgcaacaaagagtagcccccgcttgctgcaactagagaaagcccgtgtgcagcaacgaagacccaaagtagccaaaaataaataaattaattaaaaagcttgtgtttccttatttatttctgtctggatgatctgtctattggtgtaagtaagtggggagttaaagtcccccactattattgtgttatggttgatttccccttttatgggtgttagcatttgccttatagattgaggtgctcctatgttgggtgcataaatatttacaattgttcaatctcttcttggatggatcccgtgatcattatgtagtgtccttccttatctctgtaacagtctttatttatttatattttatttgtttatttatttttggctgtgttgggtctttgttgctgcacgccgtctttctctagttgtggtgagtgggggctactcttcgttgcagcgtgcaggcttctcattgtggtggcttcttttgttgtggagcatgggctctaggtgtgtgggcttcagtagttatggcacatgggctcagtagttgtggctcacgggctctacagcgcaggctcagtagttgtggcacatgggcttagttgctccacagcatgttagatcttcccagaccagggatcaaacccatgtctcctgcattggcaggcagattctcaacctctgcaccaccagggaagtccaacagtctttattttaaagtctgttttatctgatttgagtattgctgctccagattccttttgatttccatttgcatggaatatctttttccatcccctcactttcagtctgtatgtttccctaggtctgaagtgggtttcttgtagacagcatatatacaggtcttgtttttgtatccattcagccagtctgtgtcttttggttggagcatttaatccatttacatttaaggtaattatagatatgtatgttcctattaccattttcttaattgctctggatttgtttttgtgggtctttttcttctcttttgtttcctgcctagagatgttcctttagcatttgtttgagaactggtttggtggtgctgagttctcttagcttttgcttgtctgttaaacttttgatttctccattgaa
The genomic region above belongs to Phocoena phocoena chromosome 19, mPhoPho1.1, whole genome shotgun sequence and contains:
- the LOC136138371 gene encoding olfactory receptor 4D2-like; the encoded protein is MKSGSLTWVSEFVLLGLSQTQELQFLFLMFLFVYTTTLMGNLLIMVTVTSDSWLQTPMYFLFQNLAILDLCFSSVTAPKMLVDFLTEKKTISYQGCMAQVFLFYFLGGAMIFFLSVTAYDYLAAISRPLYYVTIMNTQLCVGLVVTAWMVGFVHSTSQLALMLPLPFCSPNILGSFYCDVPQVLRLACTDTSVLEFLTISSSEMLDVILFLLLPISYSVFLVMLRSHSGKVRRKAASTCTTHIIVVPMVFIQSIYLYAWPFTSFSMDKAVSFSHRAVTPMVNPMIYTLRNQEMQAAVKRLRRHWVVCKRE